The [Eubacterium] eligens ATCC 27750 genome segment TTACTTCTGAACAGAAGGCAGCAAAGAAAGCTGAGACAGCAGCCAAGCAGAAGGCGGCTAGAGCAGCATTTTTTGCAAGCGATAACAGAGGCAGGGAAGAGCTTAAGACATACAGCAGAAAGCCTGCTAACGAAGATGTTTTATATGGAAGAGATTTTGACGGTGATGTAACACCGATTGAACAGATAGATACGGCAATCGGAGATGTTATTATCTCTGGTATGGTCCGTAATGTTGAAATGCGTGAAATCCGTAACGAAAGAACTATTATTATGTTCAATGTCACAGATTTTACAGACACAATTACAGTAAAGGTTTTTGCAAAAAATGAGCAGGTACCAGAGCTTTCAAGTGTTATCAAGAAGGGTAATTTCTTAAAGATTAAGGGTAATGCTACATTTGACAAGTACGACCAGGAAATATCAATTGCCAATGTGTGGGGCATAAGAAAAGGCTCTGATACAAGACAGGTGCGTAATGACCTCGCACTTCATAAGAGAGTTGAGCTGCACTGCCATACTAAGATGAGTGATATGGATGGTGTGTCTTATGTATCTGATATTATCAAACAGGCAATCAGATGGGGACATAAGGCAATTGCAATTACTGACCACGGTGTTGTGCAGGCATTTACAGATGCATTCCATACGATGAGCGACCTCAAAGGCTCTTATGCAAAGAAGGGTGAGAAGCTTGACTTTAAGATAATATACGGAGTCGAGGCTTATCTCGTTGATGATACCAAGCAGATAGTAACGAATCCGAGAGGACAGAGCTTTAACGATACATATGTTGTGTTCGACCTTGAGACAACGGGATTTTCTGCGGAAGTTGACAGAATTATAGAGATAGGTGCAGTCAAGGTGTGCAATGGTGAGATAGTAGACAGATTCTCTACATTTGTTAATCCTGAGATTCCTATTCCATTCAGAATTGAGACGCTTACGCACATTAATGACCAGATGGTTATGAATGCACCTAAGATAGAGGAGATTCTGCCTGAGTTTCTTGAATTCTGCGAGGGTGCTGTAATGGTTGCACATAATGCGGAATTCGATACAAGCTTCATAATCAATAAGGCAGAGAAGATTGGTATAAATGTGGATACTACCATTATAGACACAGTGCTTCTTGCGCAGTTCCTTATGCCAAATCTTCATAATTATAAGCTGGATACGCTTACAAAGCATCTTAATGTTGTACTTGAAAGCCACCACAGGGCGGTTGACGATGCTGCTGCGACTGCAGACATATTTGTCAAGATGATTAAAATGCTTTACGACAGGGATATTCCTGACGTTGATAAGCTTAATGAGGAAGGCAAGATGGATGAGAACGCCATCAAGAAGCTTCATCAGTATCACTGTATAATTCTTGCTTCTAATGAGATGGGAAGGATTAATCTGTACAGACTTGTTTCTGCATCACATTTGCAGTACTTTAACAGATTCCCTAAGATACCGAAGAGTCTTGTTAACCAGTACAGGGAAGGTCTTATTATAGGAAGTGCGTGTGAGGCAGGTGAGCTTTTCAGAAGTCTTGTAAATGGTCGTTCAGAAGCAGAGATAGCGCGAATAGTTAATTTCTATGACTATCTTGAGATACAGCCAATTGGTAATAACAGGTTCATGATTGAGAAAGAGGATTGCTATGTCCAGAATGAGGAGGATTTGCGCAATCTGAACCGCAGAATAGTAGAACTTGGTGATAAATTCGGCAAGCCTGTTGTGGCAACCTGTGATGTGCATTTCTTAAATCCAGAGGATGAAGTGTACCGTAGAATTATCATGGCAGGAAAAGGCTTTGATGATGCGGATAATCAGGCACCGCTGTATCTTCATACTACTGAAGAAATGCTTCATGAATGTGATTATCTAGGAAGCGACAAGGCATACGAGGTTGTTGTAACCAACACTAATAAGATTATGGATATGTGTGAGGAGATTGAGCCTGTAAGACCGGATAAATGTCCTCCGTTCATTGAGAACTCTGACCAGATGCTTCGTACGATCTGTGAAAATAGAGCTCATGAGATATATGGTCCGGAGCTTCCACAGATAGTAACTGAGCGATTAGAGCGAGAGTTGAACTCAATTATCTCTAACGGATATTCCGTTATGTACATAATTGCACAGAAGCTTGTATGGAAATCTAATGATGACGGTTATCTGGTTGGTTCAAGAGGTTCGGTTGGTTCTTCATTAGCAGCAACAATGGCGGGTATTACCGAGGTTAATCCGTTAAGCCCGCATTATCTGTGTCCAAAATGCTACTATAATGATTTCTATTCAGATGAAGTCAAAGCATTTGCCGGAGGCGCAGGCTGCGATATGCCTGATAAGATATGCCCAAAATGCGGAGCGAAGCTTAATAAGATGGGATTTGATATTCCGTTCGAGACTTTCCTTGGTTTCAAGGGAAACAAAGAGCCTGATATTGATCTTAACTTCTCCAATGAATACCAGAGTAAGGCTCATGCCTATACAGAGGTTATCTTTGGAAAAGGGCAGACCTTCAAAGCTGGAACTATCGGTACTGTCGCAGAAAAGACTGCGTATGGTTTCGTTATGAAGTATTTTGAAGAGAAGTCAGCAAAGAATGCACTTGAGGGCAAGCCTCCTATTGTTAAGAGAAAATGTGAGATAGAACGAATAGCAGAAGGCTGTATTGATATTAGAAGAACTACAGGACAGCATCCTGGTGGAATTGTTGTACTTCCAATTGGTGAAGAGATTCATTCATTTACACCAGTACAGCACCCTGCAAATGATATGACGACATCTATAGTGACAACACATTTTGATTACCATAGTATTGACCACAACCTGTTAAAGCTTGATATCTTAGGACATCTTGATCCTACAATGATACGAATGTTACAGGATTTAACGGGAATTGACCCTCTTGAGATTCCACTTGATTCTAAAGAGGTTATGTCACTGTTCCAGAACACATCTGCGCTTGGAATCAAGCCTGAGGATATAGGCGGCACAAAGTTAGGAGCACTTGGAATACCAGAATTTGGTACTGACTTTGCCATGCAGATGCTTATGGATACCAAGCCACAGTATTTTTCAGACCTTGTCCGTATCGCAGGACTTGCGCATGGTACTGATGTATGGCTTGGCAATGCACAGACTCTTATTAAAGAAGGAAAAGCTACTATTTCAACAGCTATATGTACACGAGATGATATCATGATATATCTTATCCAGAAAGGACTCGATTCAGAGGAATCATTTAAGATAATGGAAATGGTCCGAAAGGGTAAGGTTGCATCCGGCAAATGTAAAGAATGGCCGGAGTGGAAGCAGGATATGATTGACCATGGTGTACCAGACTGGTATATATGGTCATGCGAGCGAATCAAGTACATGTTCCCTAAGGCACATGCTGCAGCGTATGTTATGATGGCATGGCGTGTTGCATACTGTAAGGTATTTTATCCGCTTGCATATTACACAGCTTACTTTAGTATAAGAGCCACAGCATTTGACTATGAGAAAATGGCTATGAGCCCTGTAAGGCTTGAACACTACATTGCTGAGTACAAAGCCAAGAAAGCAGAAGGAACAATCTCTAATACAGAAGAAGATGAACTTGGTGTAATGCGTATTGTTCAGGAAATGCATGCAAGAGGCTATGAATTCACACCTATAGACATATATAAGGCAAAGGCAAGAACATTCCAGATAATTGATGGAAAGATTATGCCATCATTCAAGGTTATATCAAAGGTTGGTGAAGTCGCCGGAGAGTCAATAGAGATAGCCGCAAGAGATGGAGAGTTCTTATCAAAGGATGACTTACGCCAGCGAGCCAAGATAGGACAGTCAGCGATTGATAAGCTTTCAGAACTTGGAATACTTGGAGATATGACAGACAGCAACCAGTTGTCACTGTTTGATTTATAATAAACAGATATAAATGGATATAAACTGATATAAACGGACATGCGAAGCTGTGTTAAGAAACGCGGCTTCGTTTTTTGTATATAGTTAAGATGTGGCAGGGTTATAATAGCTGGAATGTGGCTGTTTGGATGTTAATGTGGAGAGAAGGCATATGGGAGTCCAAAATGGAAGCTGCGGCGCGGTGGATTGGACATTAGAGCGGAGGGAAGGCATGTTGAAGTCCAAAAGAGAAGCCAAGATATTGAGGATTGGACATTGAAGTGGAGAGAAGGAACGAGGAAGTCCAAAAAGAGAAGCCGAGACGTTACATATTGGATGTTAGAGCTGAGTGAAGGCACGAAAAAGTCCAAAGGCAAGCAAACGCAGGAACCAAGTAAACAAGCGGCTTCGCAGGCATGTCAGTCTCGCTTAAAAGTCAATGATTGAAAAAAATTGAACTTTTTTGAAACTTTTTGAAAAAAGTTGTTGACAATGTGTACACCTGATGATATTATATACAAGTCGCCGCGGTAAGCGGTAACAAATAAGACTTAAAACACCAGATAAATACTGGGTTTGAGCGATACAGATCTTTGATAACTGAATAGAAAGACAACCTTGAAATTCTTTGAGAATTTTAAAATGATTCATTAATGAATCTTGCGAGTATCG includes the following:
- a CDS encoding PolC-type DNA polymerase III: MYRFFEVFKTLKLPEDLAVYFENVEVTKVSKTSTNSLARVYIKSDRVIEKPIIFKVEDALKKQIFRISNMDVRIIDRYVLSAQYTPQTVMDIYYDSILAELEKYWTLEYNLLKNSKWEFEKEDMLVFTIEDSFLAHQYADTLTDYFKKIFLNRFGFEIDVEYQYAKKKESQYERENAYRINLRVKEIENNMMAAAEDNADGRDDKKLTSEQKAAKKAETAAKQKAARAAFFASDNRGREELKTYSRKPANEDVLYGRDFDGDVTPIEQIDTAIGDVIISGMVRNVEMREIRNERTIIMFNVTDFTDTITVKVFAKNEQVPELSSVIKKGNFLKIKGNATFDKYDQEISIANVWGIRKGSDTRQVRNDLALHKRVELHCHTKMSDMDGVSYVSDIIKQAIRWGHKAIAITDHGVVQAFTDAFHTMSDLKGSYAKKGEKLDFKIIYGVEAYLVDDTKQIVTNPRGQSFNDTYVVFDLETTGFSAEVDRIIEIGAVKVCNGEIVDRFSTFVNPEIPIPFRIETLTHINDQMVMNAPKIEEILPEFLEFCEGAVMVAHNAEFDTSFIINKAEKIGINVDTTIIDTVLLAQFLMPNLHNYKLDTLTKHLNVVLESHHRAVDDAAATADIFVKMIKMLYDRDIPDVDKLNEEGKMDENAIKKLHQYHCIILASNEMGRINLYRLVSASHLQYFNRFPKIPKSLVNQYREGLIIGSACEAGELFRSLVNGRSEAEIARIVNFYDYLEIQPIGNNRFMIEKEDCYVQNEEDLRNLNRRIVELGDKFGKPVVATCDVHFLNPEDEVYRRIIMAGKGFDDADNQAPLYLHTTEEMLHECDYLGSDKAYEVVVTNTNKIMDMCEEIEPVRPDKCPPFIENSDQMLRTICENRAHEIYGPELPQIVTERLERELNSIISNGYSVMYIIAQKLVWKSNDDGYLVGSRGSVGSSLAATMAGITEVNPLSPHYLCPKCYYNDFYSDEVKAFAGGAGCDMPDKICPKCGAKLNKMGFDIPFETFLGFKGNKEPDIDLNFSNEYQSKAHAYTEVIFGKGQTFKAGTIGTVAEKTAYGFVMKYFEEKSAKNALEGKPPIVKRKCEIERIAEGCIDIRRTTGQHPGGIVVLPIGEEIHSFTPVQHPANDMTTSIVTTHFDYHSIDHNLLKLDILGHLDPTMIRMLQDLTGIDPLEIPLDSKEVMSLFQNTSALGIKPEDIGGTKLGALGIPEFGTDFAMQMLMDTKPQYFSDLVRIAGLAHGTDVWLGNAQTLIKEGKATISTAICTRDDIMIYLIQKGLDSEESFKIMEMVRKGKVASGKCKEWPEWKQDMIDHGVPDWYIWSCERIKYMFPKAHAAAYVMMAWRVAYCKVFYPLAYYTAYFSIRATAFDYEKMAMSPVRLEHYIAEYKAKKAEGTISNTEEDELGVMRIVQEMHARGYEFTPIDIYKAKARTFQIIDGKIMPSFKVISKVGEVAGESIEIAARDGEFLSKDDLRQRAKIGQSAIDKLSELGILGDMTDSNQLSLFDL